From Halosolutus amylolyticus, a single genomic window includes:
- a CDS encoding SDR family NAD(P)-dependent oxidoreductase, with protein sequence MSQDQVTPPTVTREDIHRIDDDSFTERNICLVTGAGSGIGRATALAAAGNGLTVAATDVDEDGLEGTVDRGAELDLAGSIEPIAGDLTDDDDIERIVADAAELGDVKYLANVAGMQHIDSIDDFPMAAYDRMHQVMLRAPLYLSKLCIPHFRETEDGQGCVGNMASVHGHYVTSDKVGYNVSKFGLRGLTQSIAAEGDGEIRSFSVSTGYVQTPLVTDQLEDTAEQRGISVDEVVEDVMLGQSRVKEMMDPIDVGNLFLLGFSDLGRHLDGGDLLFDGGMTLTYE encoded by the coding sequence ATGTCTCAGGACCAGGTTACACCGCCGACGGTGACGCGAGAGGACATTCACAGGATCGACGACGACTCGTTTACCGAACGGAACATCTGTCTCGTCACGGGCGCCGGATCGGGGATCGGACGTGCGACCGCGCTCGCGGCCGCGGGCAACGGGCTCACCGTCGCGGCGACCGACGTCGACGAGGACGGCCTCGAGGGTACCGTCGATCGGGGCGCGGAACTCGATCTCGCGGGGTCGATCGAACCGATCGCGGGGGATCTCACGGACGACGACGACATCGAGCGGATCGTCGCGGACGCCGCGGAACTGGGCGACGTCAAGTACCTCGCGAACGTCGCGGGGATGCAACACATCGATTCGATCGACGACTTCCCGATGGCGGCCTACGATCGAATGCACCAGGTGATGCTTCGAGCGCCGCTGTACCTCTCGAAGCTGTGCATTCCGCACTTCCGGGAGACCGAGGACGGACAGGGGTGCGTCGGTAACATGGCCTCGGTCCACGGCCACTACGTCACCAGCGACAAGGTCGGCTACAACGTCTCGAAGTTCGGCCTGCGCGGGCTGACACAGTCGATCGCCGCCGAGGGCGACGGCGAGATCCGCTCGTTCTCGGTCAGCACCGGCTACGTCCAGACGCCGCTCGTGACGGACCAGCTAGAGGACACCGCCGAACAGCGCGGCATCAGCGTCGACGAGGTGGTCGAGGACGTGATGCTCGGCCAGTCCCGCGTCAAAGAGATGATGGACCCGATCGACGTGGGGAACCTCTTCCTGCTCGGCTTCTCGGATCTGGGACGGCACCTCGACGGTGGAGACCTGTTGTTTGATGGTGGAATGACTCTTACGTACGAGTGA